The window ATTGGTCGAACAAGGGGTTATCTGCAATGAAAGCCAGTTGCAGGAGTGGATGGAACAGAGTTTATCCTATGGTTCGGTGCGTTTAGAAGCTGCGATCGCGCTACGGGCAATTCATGCGACAATTAAGGGCGATCGCCAAGCCTTAAACGACTGGAATGATTGGAGTACGGCGACGAAGGAAACCTCAGAGTTACGTGCGGCGAGTTGGCAGATGGGGCGATCGCTCTCTCGTCTGTTAATGGATATTCAACCTCAAATTGCCGATATTTTCCAGGCCTGCAAGCGGGATTGTAATTATTCTATTGCTTATGGAATTGCAGCAGCTTATTGGGAGATTCCCCCTGATGCTGCTATTGTGGCTTATTTGCAGAGTTGGGCGACGAATTTAATGACGGCGGGTGTTAAACTCATTCCCCTCGGACAAACGACGGGACAGCAATTGCTGTTAAACTTACATCCAACCCTACTGAGAGTCACTCCAGAAATTCTAACGCTCGCCGATGAGGAGTTGAGTAGCTTTAGCTGGGGGTTAAGCTTGGCGAGTATGGCGCACGAAACCCAGTATACTCGGTTATTTAGAAGCTAGTTTAACAGAGTATGAGTCCCCTTCGAGTTGGTATTGCAGGCCCTGTGGGTTCGGGAAAAACGGCGTTAGTCGATGCGTTGTGTAAGGCGATGCGCGATCGCTATTCGATTGCGGTGGTGACGAATGATATCTATACTCAGGAAGACGCTCAGTTTTTAGTGCGATCGCAAGCACTCGATCGCGATCGCATTTTAGGGGTAGAAACGGGAGGCTGTCCCCATACCGCTATCCGCGAGGATGCTTCTATTAATCTTGTCGCCATTGAGCAACTAGAAGACCGTTTCCAAAATTTAGATTTAATGTTTGTGGAAAGCGGTGGCGATAATTTAGCGGCTACTTTTAGTCCAGAATTAGTCGATATCACCATTTATGTAATTGATGTGGCGGCTGGCGATAAAATTCCCCGTAAAGGCGGCCCCGGAATTACGAAATCGGATCTACTGGTTATTAATAAAATCGACCTTGCGCCAATGGTAGGAGCCAGTTTAGACGTAATGGATCGCGATGCTCAAAAGATGCGTGGCGATCGCCCTTTTGTGTTTACCAATCTCAAAACGCAAGAAGGTTTATCGCAGGTCGTAGATTTCATAATTCGCTATATTTAGATGAGTAAAATCGTGAATCAATCTAGGCGAATTATTGGCTTAACTGGAGGAATTGCTACCGGGAAAACGACTGTAGCAAATTATTTAGCCCAGATCCATCAACTTCCTGTATTTGATGCGGATATTTATGCCAGAGAAGCGGTTACGCCTGATTCTCCAGTTTTAGAACGTCTGGTTCAGCGCTATAGTCAGGATATTTTAGAAACAGAGGGTAGCTTAAATCGAGCGAAGTTAGCGAATATTATCTTTCACGATTCTAATGAGCGTCAATGGGTCGAACAACAGATTCACCCCGAAGTGCGATCGCGCTTTATTCAAAATATTGAAAATGCTCCTAAAAATGCCGGTTTAGTGTTAGTCATTCCTTTATTATTTGAAGCTCAAATGACTGATTTAGTAACTGAAATTTGGGTTGTTTATTGCAATTTTCAACAACAATTAGAACGTTTAATGCAGCGAAACACCTTAAGCTTAACTGAAGCCAAAGCAAGAATTGACGCTCAAATGTCAATCGAACAAAAGTGCCAACAAGCCCAAGTTATTTTAGACAATTCAACCACAATCGAAGCTCTATTTCAACAAATTGATTCAGCTTTAGTCGGTTAGAGATTTGCGAAATTTAATCCACGCGGCGAGCTTTTTGTCAATTAATCAGGGCACATTTTTGGGATTCAAGATGTTGGGTTTCGTGCCTCAACCCAACCTACGCGGCGAGCTTTTTTTCAGTCAATCAGGGCGCATTTTTGGGATTCAAGATGTTGGGTTTCGTGCCTCAACCCAACCTACGCAGCGAGCTTTTTTTCAGTCAATCAGGGCGCATCTTTGGGATTCAAGATGTTGGGTTTCGTGCCTCAACCCAACCTACGCGGCGAGCTTTTTTTTAGTCAATCAGGGCGCATTTTTGGGATTCAAGATGTTGGGTTTCGTGCCTCAACCCAACCTACGCGGCGAGCTTTTTTCGGGTAATCAGAGGACATCTTTGAAATGCAAGTCCCCCTTGTAAAGGGGGATTTAGGGGGATCGAGTTATCCCTTGTAAGTGCTATCGTCTAGCGGTAGAAACAGCGCCCTCAAGCTGTGCGGTAGTAAAATGCACCCTCGCACAGTTTTGGCTGCTTAAACATAAGGTTTCCACGGCTAGGTTAGACCCATTCGTAATATCTGCATTGATCGTCACGATCTCGCCAGGAATAACATTGCGCGTGGCAATTTCATTCCCATCGAGATAGACACTCACGCGACTGCGAGGACGGTTGGCATCCCGATCGATTACCCCAAATTGTAATTGAACTTCTGCGGCTCCGGTGGTATTAATCCGACAAGTCACAGAAGCGGGATAAGCCGAAGACCAAGACACCATACTCATAACCGAAGTATAAAACTGTCGGCCGACAGAAATGTCTTGACGTTCTCGGATCGTCCGACCCGTTCCCGCACTCACGCAGGGGTTACTCAGCAAAAACACCGTTCTCTGGGGCGGTTGGGGCGTAGGAGACGGTTGCACCGTCGGTTGAGGTTGGGGCTGAGGTTGCTCCTGGGCTGTGGAGAGGGGAACGAAATTTGCACCCAGCGCTAATGCACTTGCGGTAGCAAACAAAAACATCCGAACCAAATTCGCGTGTTTCATGAGGGGATTGACTATGAAGCAAAAGTAGCTTCGATCAGCTTATCCCAAGGATTGCGCTATTCCCCAGCTTCGCCCCCAACCACGACATTTTTTATCCGCAAACTGGGGCCGCCGCAACCGACGGCTAAACCGCTTTGGCCGCCTTTTCCGCAACCGCCGGACTCATCCCAGTAGAAATCATCGCCAATGCCTTCGATATCCGCCAGGGTGGTGAACACGTTGCCAGAGAGGGTGACATCGCGCACGGGTTCGGCAATTTTACCATTGCGAATCATCCAAGCTTCCCCAGCGCTAAAGGTGAACATCTCGCCGTTGGTCATTCCGCCTAACCAGTTGCGAGCATAGACGCCTTCTTTAATCTCGCTGAATAAATCTTCTACGGGGGTTTGTCCGCGTTCGATCCAAGTGTTGGTCATGCGAACTAGGGGCGGATAGTGATAATTCAGACATCGAGCATTTCCGGTGGGTACTTCTCCGAGTTTTCCGGCGGTTTCTCGCGAGTGCAAGCGCCCGACTAAGACGCCATCTTTAATCAGTTGCGTGGTTGTGGCGGGCGTGCCTTCATCATCATAAAAATAGCTGCCTCGGTGGCCAGAAGGGGCAGCGCCGTCAAAGATTTGTAACTCTGGCGGGCCAAACCGTCGTCCAAGGGTCATGACTTCTAGGACATCGGGATTTTCGTAGACCATATCGGCTTCGGAAAGATGGCCAAAGGCTTCGTGAACGAATAACCCGGTCAAGATGGGATCGATGACGATGGTATAAATATCGCCTTTAACGGCGGGGAGGTGCAGGGCATCAACTGCGCGTTGGGCGGCGCTGCGGACTTGGGTATCGAGTCCTGTGAGGTCTTCGTAGGCTTTGCGCGATCCGGTGGTTTCTCGTCCGGTTTGGACGGTGGAACCGTTGCGGGCGGTGGCAGCAAACCGCATTTCGAGATCGACCCAAGATTGCTCAATTAGGGTGCCTTCTGAGGTGGCGAGGATGGCGCGTTGGGAGCTATCGTTATAGCGGACTGAAATGGTGGCAATGCGCGGATCGGTGCTGCGGAGAATTTCGGCATAGCGATCGCACAATTGTTTTTTCTGTGCGAGGGGAATTTGACGCGGATCGGTTCCGGTTAAGGGAAGCTGACAGATATCTTGGATCGCTTCGATGGGCGCAAGCAGGGTTTCTTCGTCCCCGACTAACCGGGCGGCGGCGATCGCTTCTTCGATCTGTTCTGCTAGGGTAGACAGTTGATTGAAGCTACTCATCCCCCAACCGCCTTTATAGCACGCCCGGACTTGTCCGCCGATGGAAATTCCTTCTGAAAGGGTTTCGACTTTATCGCCGCGCAATAAAATATCGGTTCCTTCTGCTTCTTCTAACCGAATGGCTAAGTAATCGACTTGGGAAGCATAGCGCTTAATTAAATCCGATAAAAGATTTTTGGCATCCGTCAGTAAGCTAGACATAGGCTATGGGAGGAGCGTGAGAGACTGTTCCTATCTTACCGAGTCAAGGAACGGGAAATTAAAGCTGAAGCGTCACCAAGGGCTGCCAATCATGGTAAAAGCGGCCCAATAATAAGGATGGGAGAGATTGCGATCGCTTAAAGTCCCGCTTTCTGGCGGTAGGGGGAGATTTGCGCCCGAACTTAACCCTACGACTTGGGCAGATTCTAAACGGACATCGCCTCGCAATAACGCTAACTGGGCGCGTCTGAGGGCTTCTGATTTAATCGGGGCGGTTTTGAGTTGTTGATAAAACTCGGTCATTAGCCCCAAAGTTCCCTCATCGCTAACATACCAGAGACTGGCGATCGCCGTTTTAACGCCCGCTTGGACGGCAAACCCGGCAAACCCTAACTCCGCATTGCGATCGCCTAATGCCATCCGACATGCACTTAACACTAACAAATCTAAAGGCGGATTATCCCATCCCAGTTCGCGCAGTTGATCCAACCCCAGCCGCGTATCCCACAATTGAATATAGGAATTACTCGGTTCTCCGGGTTGAAATTCGCCATGCGTTGCCAAATGCACAATTCCAAAAGGTTGTTGTTGGCGTTGGCGTTGCAGATTGGCTAGGGTAAATTGTTGATTTAAAAAGGCTTGCCCTTGCCATAAATTGGTAGCAATGGTTTTGACTTCCACAGGAACTGCCGGAAGGGGCGATTGTTCTTGAAATTCTGAAGCCCCCATTGCTAACACTTGGGCATTTTGGACGGAACTATAGCGCGTATCGACTAAGTTCAAACTGGGAACCAAACTGTGGCTATACTTTTCAATTAAAAACTGTTCGCCATCATGTAAGGCTGCAACGGGTAAAGAACGCAAGCCTGCATCCATTGAAAAGACTAAGGTATCAATCCCTCTGGCTGCAAGTTCGGCTTCTAAGGGTTGAATAATCCATTGGTGCAATTGTTGGGCGGATGGTAAATAGCTGGTAGTGCGCCGCTTGCGAGGATTAGTGATTTCTAGGTTGAGTTCTTGAATCTGACTTAATACTGCTTCGCGAGTGGCTTCCGGTACGCTAACGTATACTGGAGAACCTGTGGGGGCTAGTAAGAGTAAGTTCAGTTGTTCTTCAGTCGAAAAGACATAGATAATGGCAGGTTGAATGCCGAGTTCTGAAGCGATGGAACTTAGAACATTTTGGAGTTGTTCTAGAGATTCGATTTCTATGCCAAAGGTTTGATTAAAGTATTGGTTTAATTCTTGGGTATACAGGGTTTCAATCTGGATAATTGCCCTAGCAATGTCGCCGTCAGCTAAACTCCGCCGAATTTCATTGCGTAATAATTCTAGCAAGATTGGGCGATCTATCTCGCTAAGGGTTAAAGGTTGGCGATCGCTATCTTGAATTAAAGTCTGCAATTCTCTAGAAAGGCGCTGTTGTACTTGGGTTGGAGGTGTCGGAGGGGTTGGAGGTGTCGGAGGTGTCGGAGGAGTTGGAGGGGTTGGAGGTGTCGGAGGTGTCGGAGGGGTTGGAGGGGGTGGAGGGGTTGGTGGGGTTGGAGGGGGTGGAGGAGTTGGAGGGGTTGGTGGAGTTGGAGGGGTTGGTGGGGTTGGAGGGGTTGGAGGTGTCGGAGGGGTTGGAGGGGTTGGAGGGGGTGGAGGGGTTGGAGGAGTTGGAGGAGTTGGAGGGGTTGGAGGGGTTGGAGGAGTTGGAGGGGTTGGAGGGGTTGGAGGTGTCGGCGGTAAACTGGTAGTCAGAATTTGAATATTGCTCTGAAAATAGCTTTCTAGGAAAGAGGCTAAAGGAAGAATTGCATTTTCTGGGCTAGTGGCGATCGCGCCTGCGGTACCATTGAGTTGAGGATCGCCAACCGTAAAGGGAATTTGTCTTTCTCCGCCCCCATGTTCGATGCGAATATTTCCCCCAGTGTCGCCACCTGCGGTTGAGAGGCTGACATTAAAGCCATTTCGATCTAAAAACGTTCCCGAAGCCCGCAACAATCCCGGCGTGCTAATTTGAATGCTATTGTTGCCAGTACCCGCGCTGCCACTTTGAGCATTAATTGCAGAAATATCAATATCGCCTAGCGCCCTTAAGGTGACAGACCCCCCCTGTCCGGTTTGCGAACTAGAATTAATTAAACCGGAAATTTGCAGGCTACCGTTGGTACTTTCAACGAAAATCGATCCGCCATTTCCCACATTAGAGCCACTATTAATATTGTTAATCAGGATATCTCCAGGGGCTGATAAAATAATAGGGCCTCCATTGGCTAACCCATTGGTTGTTCCTGATGTATTCAAATTATTAACGACAATACGACCTGGAGAAGAGGCTTGAATTCCAGGGATAAAGGTTGTATTTCCGGAAGCTTGTTCGGGTGGAAGGTTAGGAACATCGCTAAGGGCTGCAACACCTGCCCGTAAAATGATTGCTTTTTCGGATTGCAATAAAGCACTATCTGGATCGTTACTGGGAACCGCCGCATCGGGTGCTGTAATCGTAATATTGCCGCCTGTAATGCTGCCTTGCGATTCAATTTTTAAGGAAACTCCTGTATAATCGCCAAAGATAACATCGCCATTCGAGCGAATAATGGGATCGAACAGGCTAATAAATTCTCCTCCTTCACCTGTTAAGTTCAGAAGCTCAAAATTTCCCCCTGCTTGAAATTGAGCATCGCCTGAAATAATCCCGCCACTAATTAACCTTAAATTCCCGCCGCTGACAAAGGGAGTTTGCAGATGATTGAGGGCAAGAATATCAATCATTTGGTTGCCTTGAAGGATGAGATTTCCTCCAGCATTCGCCAGAAAAGACCGTTCTAAACCATCGCGAATTTGAATAACTTGATTGGCAAATAAGGTTAAGTTTCCAGTGGTTTGAATGTGACTTTCACTGAGTTTCAAATGGTTGCTAGCCAAGAAATGGGCTGTTTGAGCAGCAACAGAACTGCGAGAAACGATTACATCTCCCCTTTCAATTAGAATGCCCGAACCTGTCAGTTGCACTTCCCCATTAGGAGTTAGGCTAAATTTGGTTGCATGGTTGCCTAAATGTCCGCCAGTTAATAGTTGAGGAAGGCTTAAAGGCGCGATTGAATTTGGATCTGAAGGCAGGGGGATTTCTAAACTTAGAATATGGTCTTTTTGACTAATTCTGACAACATTTTCCCCCGGAACCGCAATCAGATTAATTTCTCCTTGGGGCGCAGAAAGGTTCCCGGTACTGACAATAGTACCGCCAATGAAGCTCAGATTTTGTCCGGGGGAAACGGCTAGATTTCCCTGATTAATAATGGTTCCGGTGGGCAATGCGTTAAAATGAAAAGCGGTAGGATTGCCAACCAGATTGGCATAGGAATTAACGCCCGTTGCGGTAAACCCTTGGAGATTGCCAAAGCTGATTTGATGCGCCGTTGTTGCGGTAAAAGAACCGGGAACATTCAGTTGAGCATTTGGACCAAAAATCAGCCCTGCGGGATTCATTAAATAGAGATTGGCTGGGCTTCCCGTGACTTGAATTAAACCATTAATAATAGAAGGATCTCCCCCATTAATTCGCCCTAGAATATTGCGAACGTCTGGGGGGGATAAAAACAACGCGCTTTGATTGCGATCGAGATTAAATTGGGTAAAACTATGGAAAAGGTTGCTGCGATCGCTAGAACGCCTCCCTCCGGTAATCTCAAAGCGATCGCCCTGTTGCCGATTAATCGTCCCCGTGCCATCATGGGCTGGAATAATCTGGGCGTAGGCTTGAGGTGAGATTAGACAAGCCACAACGGGTAAAGCCCCGAATTTAGCCGTCTGTTTGGCTAGGCGGTTCCAAAAGTCGCAAGGCGCGAATTGGGATAAAGCCATCCAAAGCGATGCACCCGCAGGAGTCTCAGTATTTTTACGGTAAGCTGATTTCATGCATTCCTGATCTAAATTCAGACGGGAGGGTAGATGTAGATCGATCCTATTGCAGGAATTGAGGGCTGTAACCCCCCAAGTTGATGAACGCGAGTCGGGGATTTAGGGAGAAAATCCAAGCTAGACAAGCGTTTGAGGAAATTCTCACATTCATTCTCTGCTAGCGTTTTTTGAATGAGACTAAAATAGGGACAACTCAAAGGACTTCGTGCTAGAACAGAATCTTAAGTTCGTGACTCCGTAGAAACTCGGAATGTGCGTTTGACAGAGAGCTGAAAGCCAAGTTCCATCTTAGGTTAAGCTGACTGTAGAAATACTCAGGGTTAAACTGAAATTCGGGTCTACCAAACACAGGGGATAGTCATACCAATGCTGGTTATTACAGGGACGCCGGGGGACGATACTTTAATTGGAACGCTTCAATCAGAAGTGATTTTTGCTAATGCTGGCGATGACTGGATAGAAGGCGTTGGTGGTAATAATATTCTGTATGGCGACCAAGGCAATGACAGCATTTTTGGGGGCTTGGGCGATGATATCCTCTATGGCAATGGTGGAGATGATTGGCTAGAGGGTGGAGAAGGAAACGATATTTTATTTGGCGGACACGGTAATGATACCTTGATTGGCGGTTTGGGTAACAATCGCTTATCAGGCGATGCCGGAAACGACTTATTGCAGAGTTTTAATGGCAGCGATACGCTCACAGGTGGGGTTGGAGATGACACATTTGCGATCGCACCCACCACCGGCGGTTTTACCCTAGAAGAAGCCACAATTATCACCGACTTCCACGAAGGCACCAACGTCATTGAATTAACCAACGGCTTGGACTTCTCGCAACTGAGAATTTTCCAAGGCAGCGGTCAGTACAGTAACGATACCATCATCCAAGACCAAACCAGCGATCGCTTCCTCTTAATTCTCCAAGGCGTAGCCGTAGAAAGCATCGATCGCAACGATTTTATCCCACCGCCCGCCGCTCAACCGGGTAGCTTGCAATTTAGCGCCTCAACCTTCAGAATTAGCGAAGATGGCACCCCCATCACCGCCGTCACCGTGACTCGCATCGGGGGAAGCCAAGGCGAAGTCAGTGTCGTCCTCACCCTCACCGACGGTAGCGCCACCGCCCCCGACGATTACGACAATACCCCCATTGTTGTCACCTTTGCCGATGGTGACATCACCCCCAAAACTGTCAATATTCCAATTGTGGACGACGATTTAGTTGAAGGCGATGAAACCGTCAACTTATTCTTAAGCAACCCCAGCGGAGGCGCAACCCTCGGCAGCAATCAAACCGCTACCCTGATTATCATTGACAACGACTTTCCAGGGGCCCCCACAGGCATCGAACTTTCTAACAATACCCTTGATGAGAATAGTCCAGCGGGGAGTGTCATTGGTCTATTGTCCACCCTTGACCCAGATGTGGGCGATACTCATACCTATACCCTACTCGACGATGCCGACGGGCGGTTTACCCTCAACGGCAATCAACTCGTGGTTGCGCCCGGTGCCATGCTAGACTTTGAAACCACACCGAGTTTCAATATCGCCATACGGACAACCGACTCCACAGGATTGACCTACGATGCAGTCTTTACCATCGCCCTCAATGACGTAAACGAAGCACCGATCGCGATCGAACTCTCTAATAATACAATTGACGAACAAAGTCCGAGCGGTACCCTCATCGGTCTGCTATCCACCCTAGACCCCGATATCGGCGATACGCATACCTATAGCCTACTTGACGATGCCAGCGGGCGGTTTGAGATTGAGAATAATCAACTGGTTGTCGCCGATAGCAGTCTTTTAGAGGCTGCCGCCTATCAAATTACCATCCGCAGCACGGATGCAGGCGGCTTATTTTTAGACCGCACGTTTAACATTCAAGTCGATAATGTCAATCAAGCGCCCATTGGGATTGAACTGTCTAATAACAACGTTGACGAACGCAGTCCAGAAGGAACCGTCGTCGGCATTTTCTCCACCCTAGACCCCGATACAGGCGATACCCATACTTACACCTTACTCGATGATGCCGAGGGACGCTTTACCCTAGATGGCGATCGCTTAATTGTGGCAGATGGGATGCAAATTGACTTTGAAACCAATGCCACCCATAGCATTACCATTCAAACCACCGACGCGGGGGGATTAAGTTACACCGAAACCCTCATTATCGATGTCAATGACCTCAACGATGCCCCCATTCTCGACCCTTCTAGCGACTTGCGCTTTTCGCCGATTAATCA is drawn from Desertifilum tharense IPPAS B-1220 and contains these coding sequences:
- a CDS encoding TldD/PmbA family protein, with amino-acid sequence MSSLLTDAKNLLSDLIKRYASQVDYLAIRLEEAEGTDILLRGDKVETLSEGISIGGQVRACYKGGWGMSSFNQLSTLAEQIEEAIAAARLVGDEETLLAPIEAIQDICQLPLTGTDPRQIPLAQKKQLCDRYAEILRSTDPRIATISVRYNDSSQRAILATSEGTLIEQSWVDLEMRFAATARNGSTVQTGRETTGSRKAYEDLTGLDTQVRSAAQRAVDALHLPAVKGDIYTIVIDPILTGLFVHEAFGHLSEADMVYENPDVLEVMTLGRRFGPPELQIFDGAAPSGHRGSYFYDDEGTPATTTQLIKDGVLVGRLHSRETAGKLGEVPTGNARCLNYHYPPLVRMTNTWIERGQTPVEDLFSEIKEGVYARNWLGGMTNGEMFTFSAGEAWMIRNGKIAEPVRDVTLSGNVFTTLADIEGIGDDFYWDESGGCGKGGQSGLAVGCGGPSLRIKNVVVGGEAGE
- a CDS encoding CHAT domain-containing protein; the encoded protein is MKSAYRKNTETPAGASLWMALSQFAPCDFWNRLAKQTAKFGALPVVACLISPQAYAQIIPAHDGTGTINRQQGDRFEITGGRRSSDRSNLFHSFTQFNLDRNQSALFLSPPDVRNILGRINGGDPSIINGLIQVTGSPANLYLMNPAGLIFGPNAQLNVPGSFTATTAHQISFGNLQGFTATGVNSYANLVGNPTAFHFNALPTGTIINQGNLAVSPGQNLSFIGGTIVSTGNLSAPQGEINLIAVPGENVVRISQKDHILSLEIPLPSDPNSIAPLSLPQLLTGGHLGNHATKFSLTPNGEVQLTGSGILIERGDVIVSRSSVAAQTAHFLASNHLKLSESHIQTTGNLTLFANQVIQIRDGLERSFLANAGGNLILQGNQMIDILALNHLQTPFVSGGNLRLISGGIISGDAQFQAGGNFELLNLTGEGGEFISLFDPIIRSNGDVIFGDYTGVSLKIESQGSITGGNITITAPDAAVPSNDPDSALLQSEKAIILRAGVAALSDVPNLPPEQASGNTTFIPGIQASSPGRIVVNNLNTSGTTNGLANGGPIILSAPGDILINNINSGSNVGNGGSIFVESTNGSLQISGLINSSSQTGQGGSVTLRALGDIDISAINAQSGSAGTGNNSIQISTPGLLRASGTFLDRNGFNVSLSTAGGDTGGNIRIEHGGGERQIPFTVGDPQLNGTAGAIATSPENAILPLASFLESYFQSNIQILTTSLPPTPPTPPTPPTPPTPPTPPTPPTPPTPPPPPTPPTPPTPPTPPTPPTPPTPPTPPTPPPPPTPPTPPPPPTPPTPPTPPTPPTPPTPPTPPTPPTPPTQVQQRLSRELQTLIQDSDRQPLTLSEIDRPILLELLRNEIRRSLADGDIARAIIQIETLYTQELNQYFNQTFGIEIESLEQLQNVLSSIASELGIQPAIIYVFSTEEQLNLLLLAPTGSPVYVSVPEATREAVLSQIQELNLEITNPRKRRTTSYLPSAQQLHQWIIQPLEAELAARGIDTLVFSMDAGLRSLPVAALHDGEQFLIEKYSHSLVPSLNLVDTRYSSVQNAQVLAMGASEFQEQSPLPAVPVEVKTIATNLWQGQAFLNQQFTLANLQRQRQQQPFGIVHLATHGEFQPGEPSNSYIQLWDTRLGLDQLRELGWDNPPLDLLVLSACRMALGDRNAELGFAGFAVQAGVKTAIASLWYVSDEGTLGLMTEFYQQLKTAPIKSEALRRAQLALLRGDVRLESAQVVGLSSGANLPLPPESGTLSDRNLSHPYYWAAFTMIGSPW
- the ureG gene encoding urease accessory protein UreG is translated as MSPLRVGIAGPVGSGKTALVDALCKAMRDRYSIAVVTNDIYTQEDAQFLVRSQALDRDRILGVETGGCPHTAIREDASINLVAIEQLEDRFQNLDLMFVESGGDNLAATFSPELVDITIYVIDVAAGDKIPRKGGPGITKSDLLVINKIDLAPMVGASLDVMDRDAQKMRGDRPFVFTNLKTQEGLSQVVDFIIRYI
- a CDS encoding Calx-beta domain-containing protein; amino-acid sequence: MLVITGTPGDDTLIGTLQSEVIFANAGDDWIEGVGGNNILYGDQGNDSIFGGLGDDILYGNGGDDWLEGGEGNDILFGGHGNDTLIGGLGNNRLSGDAGNDLLQSFNGSDTLTGGVGDDTFAIAPTTGGFTLEEATIITDFHEGTNVIELTNGLDFSQLRIFQGSGQYSNDTIIQDQTSDRFLLILQGVAVESIDRNDFIPPPAAQPGSLQFSASTFRISEDGTPITAVTVTRIGGSQGEVSVVLTLTDGSATAPDDYDNTPIVVTFADGDITPKTVNIPIVDDDLVEGDETVNLFLSNPSGGATLGSNQTATLIIIDNDFPGAPTGIELSNNTLDENSPAGSVIGLLSTLDPDVGDTHTYTLLDDADGRFTLNGNQLVVAPGAMLDFETTPSFNIAIRTTDSTGLTYDAVFTIALNDVNEAPIAIELSNNTIDEQSPSGTLIGLLSTLDPDIGDTHTYSLLDDASGRFEIENNQLVVADSSLLEAAAYQITIRSTDAGGLFLDRTFNIQVDNVNQAPIGIELSNNNVDERSPEGTVVGIFSTLDPDTGDTHTYTLLDDAEGRFTLDGDRLIVADGMQIDFETNATHSITIQTTDAGGLSYTETLIIDVNDLNDAPILDPSSDLRFSPINQNLNVTRNNGTLVANMLVSAGTTPIFDPDAGAVQGIAVIGVDDSNGVWEYSTDGGATWQEFGAISPTEATVLRDTPNDRIRFLPNLNFIGSADILFQAWDATDGNPSGTQNIDASLAGGTTAFSLASDTAAISVVQPIYIADTSEVSPGANAIRRTDLGATGLIDLVVNLGDPLAIALDSERGKMYWTDDTTNRIQRANLDGTGVENLIVSGLDRPRAIALDLFNDKIYWVDSGRDIIERANLDGTGREVVLDLGGPSPALFPTGIALDVPRNQMYWTDGTQNTIHRANLDGTGAEIIVGSGLVRPRAIALDLSRDRVYWTDLQLGSIESANLDGSARETLVSGLSFPTSLAIDPFGGKMYWADSTTDKLQRANLDGSGIEDLLTANRDFDPTGIALLF
- a CDS encoding urease accessory protein UreF — its product is MNLDKLLYLLQLASPALPIGAYSYSEGLEILVEQGVICNESQLQEWMEQSLSYGSVRLEAAIALRAIHATIKGDRQALNDWNDWSTATKETSELRAASWQMGRSLSRLLMDIQPQIADIFQACKRDCNYSIAYGIAAAYWEIPPDAAIVAYLQSWATNLMTAGVKLIPLGQTTGQQLLLNLHPTLLRVTPEILTLADEELSSFSWGLSLASMAHETQYTRLFRS
- the coaE gene encoding dephospho-CoA kinase (Dephospho-CoA kinase (CoaE) performs the final step in coenzyme A biosynthesis.); the encoded protein is MSKIVNQSRRIIGLTGGIATGKTTVANYLAQIHQLPVFDADIYAREAVTPDSPVLERLVQRYSQDILETEGSLNRAKLANIIFHDSNERQWVEQQIHPEVRSRFIQNIENAPKNAGLVLVIPLLFEAQMTDLVTEIWVVYCNFQQQLERLMQRNTLSLTEAKARIDAQMSIEQKCQQAQVILDNSTTIEALFQQIDSALVG